One genomic segment of Arthrobacter sp. JZ12 includes these proteins:
- a CDS encoding M23 family metallopeptidase — MTEVRPTTGRHVLRSRRTAVRSGMGVCLALAVIYSFGYPGSTPLSSTVSSNGTVLAQGSAGAANSDSHSAPTGFVGEQLLQPAEILAPYGKSDSLVPGGVIPGVEGSGSGGSGRGSVSSGPDRSPAEPAGTMERPGKGMLIAPLQFLTPSSPFGLRTSPITGEHGEFHSGQDFAAPCGTRVFSADAGTVRAAGWHPWGGGNRVEVDHGNGLVTTYNHLEGVAVKTGDRVGAGQVIATVGTTGWSTGCHLHFETILNGEHTNPSQWKLISLNGSGPVGMPSLVNFTPGTGNEPDGETAWVAYLASGGSDIHPIAVKSPSRVDAETSAIGKRPSTGSSTASASGKPSSGKPRLSSSPSTSPAPQASPSKPGTSTATPGTTTKPTPGTSTSPDPTPPVSSTPPATSTPPADPTPPATSTPPATSTPPVDPTPVPPADPTPAPPADPTPAPPADPTPAPPADPTPAPPADPTPEPPAPSDPAPSDPAPSDPAPSDPTPSDPVPTATITPTEAATADPGVCDAVIDPVTGTPVDPVTGAPVDPTTIDPVTGTCAVVEGTADAAAAGADAAREPESATVQAP, encoded by the coding sequence GTGACCGAAGTCAGGCCAACCACCGGCCGCCACGTTTTACGATCCCGCCGCACGGCGGTCCGTTCCGGAATGGGCGTCTGCCTTGCACTGGCAGTTATCTACTCATTCGGGTACCCCGGCAGCACGCCGCTCTCCTCCACCGTCAGCTCTAACGGAACCGTCCTCGCCCAGGGGTCAGCGGGCGCCGCTAATTCCGACTCCCACTCCGCACCCACCGGTTTCGTTGGTGAGCAGCTGCTGCAACCGGCAGAGATCCTCGCACCCTACGGCAAGAGCGACTCCCTGGTGCCCGGCGGCGTCATTCCCGGTGTGGAAGGTTCCGGTTCCGGCGGCAGCGGGCGCGGCAGCGTCTCCTCCGGCCCTGACCGCTCCCCTGCCGAACCTGCCGGCACCATGGAGCGCCCGGGCAAGGGCATGTTGATTGCACCGCTGCAGTTCCTGACGCCGAGTTCGCCCTTCGGCCTGCGCACCAGCCCGATTACCGGCGAGCACGGCGAGTTCCACTCCGGCCAGGACTTTGCCGCCCCTTGCGGCACGCGAGTTTTCTCCGCCGACGCCGGCACCGTCCGGGCCGCCGGCTGGCATCCCTGGGGTGGCGGGAACCGCGTCGAGGTGGATCACGGCAACGGCCTGGTCACCACCTATAACCATCTTGAAGGCGTTGCTGTGAAGACCGGCGACCGCGTTGGTGCCGGGCAGGTCATCGCCACCGTTGGCACCACAGGCTGGTCCACGGGCTGCCACCTGCACTTCGAAACCATCCTGAACGGCGAGCACACCAACCCAAGCCAGTGGAAGCTCATCTCCCTGAACGGCAGCGGTCCTGTTGGCATGCCGTCGCTCGTCAACTTCACTCCGGGTACGGGCAACGAGCCCGACGGCGAGACCGCCTGGGTTGCCTACCTTGCCTCCGGCGGCAGTGACATTCACCCCATAGCGGTCAAATCGCCATCGCGGGTGGATGCCGAAACGTCCGCAATTGGAAAGCGTCCGTCGACGGGGTCCTCCACGGCGTCGGCCTCGGGTAAGCCGTCGTCCGGCAAGCCGCGTCTTTCGTCCTCACCGAGCACTAGCCCAGCTCCGCAGGCCTCACCGTCAAAGCCCGGAACTTCCACGGCCACGCCGGGAACCACCACCAAGCCCACGCCGGGCACGTCCACGTCGCCCGACCCCACGCCGCCAGTCAGCTCGACACCACCGGCCACCTCAACACCACCGGCGGACCCCACACCACCTGCCACCTCGACACCACCGGCCACCTCAACACCCCCGGTTGATCCGACGCCTGTGCCGCCGGCCGATCCGACGCCTGCGCCCCCGGCCGATCCGACGCCTGCGCCCCCGGCCGATCCGACGCCTGCGCCCCCGGCGGATCCGACGCCTGCGCCCCCGGCCGATCCGACGCCGGAGCCACCGGCACCAAGCGACCCGGCGCCAAGCGATCCAGCACCGAGTGACCCGGCCCCAAGCGATCCCACTCCGAGTGACCCGGTGCCGACGGCCACCATTACACCCACCGAGGCAGCCACCGCCGACCCTGGTGTCTGTGATGCGGTCATCGACCCGGTGACCGGAACTCCTGTCGATCCGGTGACCGGCGCTCCTGTCGATCCCACCACCATAGATCCCGTCACGGGTACCTGCGCCGTGGTAGAAGGCACAGCCGATGCGGCTGCTGCCGGCGCCGACGCCGCCCGAGAGCCGGAAAGCGCCACGGTCCAGGCACCATAG